One segment of Carya illinoinensis cultivar Pawnee chromosome 13, C.illinoinensisPawnee_v1, whole genome shotgun sequence DNA contains the following:
- the LOC122292256 gene encoding chloroplast envelope quinone oxidoreductase homolog: protein MAGKLMNAVQYTAYGGGPDGLQHVEVPVPTPSKDEVLLRLEAVSLNPFDWKVQKGMLRPFLPRKFPHIPASDVAGEVIEVGPGVKNFKPGDKVVAFTSRNGGGLADFAVTKESLTVARPPEVSAADVVGLPIAGLTAHQAVTQSAGINLDGSGKEANILVTAASGGVGHYAVQLAKRGNAHVTATCGARNIELVKSLGADEVLDYKTTDGAALNSPSGRKYDAVIHCANGIPWSTFEPNLSPNGKVIDITPGPTSLVTFALKKLTFSKKQLVPLVLIPKGENLQCLVNLVKEGKLKTVIDSKYPLDKAAEAWAKSIDGHATGKIIVEP, encoded by the exons ATGGCAGGAAAACTCATGAATGCAGTTCAGTATACTGCCTACGGTGGCGGACCAGATGGCTTACAG CATGTGGAAGTTCCAGTTCCCACTCCTAGTAAAGATGAGGTTTTGTTGAGATTAGAAGCAGTTAGTCTAAATCCATTTGATTGGAAAGTTCAGAAAGGCATGCTTCGGCCTTTTCTTCCTCGCAAGTTTCCTCACATACCTG CTTCTGATGTGGCAGGTGAGGTTATAGAGGTTGGACCAGGAGTAAAAAATTTCAAGCCTGGGGATAAAGTTGTAGCTTTTACCTCCAGG AATGGAGGTGGACTAGCGGACTTTGCTGTAACCAAGGAAAGCTTGACAGTTGCAAGACCACCTGAAGTTTCAGCAGCCGATGTAGTTGGCCTCCCAATTGCAGGTTTGACAGCACACCAAGCTGTCACTCAATCTGCTGGTATCAATCTCGATGGAAGTGGCAAGGAGGCAAACATTCTGGTAACTGCTGCTTCAGGTGGTGTGGGTCACTATGCTGTTCAACTGGCCAAGCGGGGAAATGCACACGTGACAGCCACTTGTGGCGCTCGCAACATTGAACTTGTCAAGAGCTTAGGGGCTGATGAGGTTCTCGACTACAAGACGACAGATGGGGCAGCTCTAAACAGCCCATCTGGTCGAAAATATGATGCAGTCATTCACTGTGCAAATGGCATTCCTTGGTCTACTTTCGAACCTAATTTGAGCCCAAATGGGAAGGTAATTGATATTACTCCAGGACCTACTTCCCTGGTCACTTTTGCCCTGAAGAAACTTACTTTCTCCAAGAAGCAGCTGGTGCCACTAGTCTTAATTCCCAAGGGTGAGAACCTACAATGTCTTGTCAACTTGGTCAAGGAAGGGAAGCTCAAGACAGTTATTGACTCAAAATATCCCCTGGACAAGGCCGCAGAGGCTTGGGCTAAGAGTATTGATGGCCATGCAACTGGGAAGATCATCGTTGAACCTTAG
- the LOC122291900 gene encoding chloroplast envelope quinone oxidoreductase homolog, which yields MAGRVMHAVQYGSCGGGPSDLKYVEVPVPAPKKDEILIKVEAAGLSPIDWKIQQGMLKPMFPKGLPQIPGTDVAGEIVVVGSSVKNFKAGDKVVAMIHFSIGGGLAEFLVTKANMAVIRPAEISAEHGAGLPAAGLMAHQALTDSAGIKLDGTGKPVNVLITGASSGVGHYAVQLAKLGNTHVTATCAPEHIEVVKSLGADEVVDCTTPDGAALKSPSGKKYDVVIHCAAATTWSTFEPHLASNGKIYDVNPTLSSIKTYTLKKLTFSKKQMIPVLLSLKVENLEILVKLMKEGKIKTLIDSKYSLSKPEDAWAKNVDHENALGKIIVEP from the exons ATGGCAGGCAGGGTTATGCATGCAGTTCAGTACGGTAGTTGTGGAGGAGGACCTAGTGATCTCAAG TATGTTGAAGTTCCGGTTCCCGCTCCAAAAAAAGACGAGATTTTAATAAAAGTGGAAGCAGCTGGTCTAAGTCCGATTGATTGGAAAATTCAGCAAGGCATGCTGAAGCCCATGTTTCCTAAAGGACTCCCTCAGATACCTG GTACTGATGTGGCCGGCGAAATCGTTGTGGTTGGATCATCAGTCAAGAATTTCAAAGCTGGTGACAAAGTCGTTGCCATGATTCatttttct ATTGGAGGTGGATTGGCCGAGTTTCTTGTGACAAAAGCAAACATGGCAGTGATCAGGCCAGCGGAAATTTCAGCAGAACATGGTGCAGGCTTACCTGCCGCAGGCCTCATGGCTCACCAGGCCCTCACAGACTCTGCCGGGATCAAGCTCGATGGCACCGGAAAGCCAGTAAATGTCCTCATCACCGGCGCCTCATCCGGCGTCGGTCACTACGCAGTTCAGCTGGCAAAGCTCGGAAACACACACGTTACAGCCACGTGTGCACCCGAACACATTGAGGTTGTCAAGAGTTTAGGTGCCGACGAGGTTGTCGACTGCACTACCCCGGATGGGGCAGCTCTGAAGAGCCCATCGGGGAAGAAATACGACGTGGTTATCCACTGTGCAGCGGCCACTACTTGGTCGACTTTTGAGCCTCATTTGGCATCCAACGGGAAGATATATGATGTGAATCCTACGTTAAGTTCCATCAAGACATATACCCTGAAGAAACTTACATTCTCCAAGAAGCAGATGATCCCTGTGCTCTTGAGTCTTAAGGTTGAGAACCTGGAAATTCTTGTGAAGTTGATGAAGGAGGGGAAGATTAAGACGCTGATTGACTCTAAGTATTCCTTAAGCAAGCCTGAGGATGCTTGGGCTAAGAATGTTGATCATGAGAATGCTCTTGGGAAGATCATCGTGGAGCCTTAG
- the LOC122291902 gene encoding chloroplast envelope quinone oxidoreductase homolog, with protein sequence MEGKLMHAVQYFGYGGGPAGLKHVEVPVPSPTKDELLLKLEAISLNPVDWKIQKGIMRPLLPRRFPHVPGTDVAGEVVEVGPGVKSFKAGDKVVAMLNHADGGGLAEFVVAKERLTVTRPPEVSAAKGAGLPVAGLTAHQALTQSAGIKLDGSGEQVNILVTAASGGVGHYAVQLAKLGNTHVTATCGSRNINFVKSLGADEVLDYKTPEGAALKSPSGRKYDVVVHCATGIPWSTFEPNLAPNGKVLDLTPGLSAIVTFAVKKLTFSKKQLLPVLLNAKGGNLDYLVKLLKEDKLETVIDSKHSLSKAEDAWAKSIDGHATGKIIVEP encoded by the exons ATGGAAGGAAAGCTTATGCATGCGGTTCAGTACTTTGGCTACGGTGGAGGACCTGCTGGTTTGAAG CATGTTGAAGTTCCGGTTCCCTCTCCAACAAAGGATGAGCTCTTGCTAAAACTGGAAGCGATTAGTCTAAATCCAGTTGATTGGAAAATTCAGAAAGGCATTATGCGGCCTTTGTTGCCTCGCAGGTTCCCTCACGTGCCTG GTACTGATGTGGCAGGAGAGGTCGTAGAGGTTGGTCCAGGCGTCAAAAGTTTCAAAGCTGGTGACAAAGTCGTAGCTATGCTTAACCATGCT GATGGAGGTGGATTAGCTGAgtttgttgtggccaaggagaGGCTAACAGTTACTAGGCCACCTGAAGTTTCAGCAGCTAAAGGTGCAGGCTTACCTGTAGCCGGTCTTACAGCTCACCAGGCGCTCACCCAATCTGCCGGGATCAAGCTTGATGGGAGTGGCGAGCAGGTAAACATTCTGGTCACTGCTGCCTCAGGTGGTGTGGGTCACTATGCAGTTCAACTGGCAAAGCTTGGAAACACACACGTGACTGCCACTTGTGGGTCCCGCAATATCAACTTTGTCAAGAGCTTAGGGGCTGACGAGGTTCTCGACTACAAGACCCCTGAGGGGGCAGCTCTGAAGAGCCCATCTGGTCGGAAGTATGATGTTGTGGTCCACTGTGCAACAGGCATTCCTTGGTCAACTTTTGAGCCTAATCTGGCTCCAAATGGGAAGGTCTTAGATTTAACTCCCGGCCTAAGTGCCATAGTGACTTTTGCTGTAAAGAAACTTACCTTCTCCAAGAAGCAGTTGTTGCCCGTATTACTAAATGCCAAGGGTGGGAACCTGGATTATCTCGTTAAGTTGCTGAAGGAAGATAAACTTGAAACTGTAATTGACTCAAAGCATTCCCTGAGCAAGGCTGAAGATGCGTGGGCTAAGAGTATTGATGGCCATGCTACTGGGAAGATCATCGTGGAACCTTGA
- the LOC122292354 gene encoding serine/threonine-protein kinase MHK has product MERYKILKELGDGTCGCVYKAWDKQTGEIVAVKKLKRKFYFWQEHTKLRELKALRKLNHPKIIKLKEVVRENNELFFIFEYMDCNLYEIMRDRQSPFSEEEIRNFMSQVLQGLSHMHRNGYFHRDLKPENLLVTNNFLKIADFGLAREVSSVGPYTEYVSTRWYRAPEVLLQSPSYTPAVDMWAAGAILAELFTLSPIFPGKSEMDQLCKICHILGAPDFTIFPEGTNTSRLLSIFSYEEISPANLSDIIPSASSEAIDLILQLCSWDPSRRPSADESLQHPFFHVGWVPYPLRDPLELKLSNAGAKPKPELNLQDFGPEPEDCFLGLTLAVKPSVSNLEVVHNVSQGFGEGIMFCSGLNDHSERSVFWPLITPDRNRIQPRVESSLSLSFSSFQHP; this is encoded by the exons ATGGAAAG atataaaatcttgaaagagcTTGGAGATGGTACTTGTGGTTGTGTATATAAGGCCTGGGATAAGCAAACCGGCGAAATT GTTGCTGTcaagaaattaaagagaaagTTTTACTTTTGGCAAGAACACACAAAGTTACGAGAACTTAAG GCACTTCGTAAATTAAATCATCCCAAGATCATAAAGTTGAAAGAGGTTGTCAGGGAAAACAATGAactcttcttcatttttgagTACATG GATTGTAATCTGTATGAAATAATGAGAGACCGACAAAGTCCCTTTTCAGAAGAAGAGATCCGGAACTTTATGTCTCAAGTGTTACAAGGACTTAGTCACATGCACAGAAATGGATATTTTCATCGAGATCTAAAACCtg AAAATTTGCTGGTGACAAACAACTTTCTTAAAATTGCCGACTTTGGACTGGCCAGAGAAGTGTCATCCGTGGGTCCTTATACTGAATATGTTTCCACACGGTG GTATCGGGCACCAGAAGTTTTGTTGCAGTCTCCATCCTACACTCCAGCTGTTG ATATGTGGGCAGCAGGGGCCATACTAGCTGAGCTTTTCACTTTATCCCCCATTTTCCCTGGTAAAAG TGAAATGGATCAATTGTGCAAAATATGCCACATACTTGGTGCACCGGACTTTACTATTTTCCCTGAAGGGACGAACACCTCTCGCTTGCTCAGCATTTTTAGCTATGAAGAG ATTTCACCTGCAAACCTTTCCGATATCATTCCAAGTGCTAGTTCAGAAGCTATCGACTTGATTTTG CAACTATGTTCGTGGGATCCTTCAAGAAGGCCATCAGCAGATGAATCATTGCAACATCCTTTTTTCCAT GTGGGTTGGGTTCCTTATCCACTTCGTGATCCGCTTGAGCTAAAACTGAGCAATGCAG GAGCAAAGCCAAAACCGGAGTTGAATTTACAGGACTTTGGCCCTGAACCTGAAGACTGTTTTCTTGGCTTGACATTGGCTGTGAAGCCGAGTGTTTCGAACTTAG AAGTAGTGCATAATGTTTCTCAGGGTTTTGGAGAG GGCATAATGTTTTGTTCTGGTCTGAATGATCATTCAGAACGGTCAG TTTTTTGGCCACTAATTACTCCTGATCGAAATAGAATTCAACCCCGAGTTGAGTCGTCCTTATCATTATCATTCAG TTCATTTCAACATCCATAA